A single window of Deltaproteobacteria bacterium GWC2_65_14 DNA harbors:
- a CDS encoding 3-methyl-2-oxobutanoate hydroxymethyltransferase, with translation MKKTTIPDIARRKAEGGKIVMITAYDVVFSRIFDEVGVDILLVGDSLGQVVLGLPDTLGVTMEDMERHTAAVGRGRKRALLVADMPFLSFQAEPAEAIRNAGRLLQAGAEAVKLEGGRNIEATLRAIVNCDIPVMGHVGLTPQSIHRMGGYRVQGKDAAQRQRLMDDALAVQEAGAFSLVLEGIPADLAAGITERLSIPTIGIGAGAGCDGQVLVMQDLLGLLDDFRPKFVKRFAELKAPVQKAVRAYADAVRRGTFPGKEHSY, from the coding sequence TTGAAGAAGACCACGATTCCCGACATCGCCCGGAGGAAGGCGGAGGGCGGCAAGATCGTCATGATCACCGCCTACGACGTCGTCTTCTCCCGGATCTTCGACGAGGTCGGGGTGGATATCCTCCTGGTCGGCGACTCGCTCGGCCAGGTGGTGCTGGGGCTCCCCGACACCCTCGGGGTGACGATGGAGGATATGGAGCGACACACCGCGGCGGTGGGCAGGGGGCGGAAGCGGGCCCTGCTCGTCGCGGACATGCCCTTTCTGTCCTTCCAGGCGGAGCCCGCGGAGGCGATCCGGAACGCGGGGAGGCTGCTGCAGGCGGGCGCCGAGGCGGTGAAGCTGGAGGGGGGGCGCAACATCGAGGCGACCCTCCGGGCGATCGTGAACTGCGACATCCCGGTGATGGGGCATGTGGGGCTCACCCCCCAGTCGATCCACCGGATGGGGGGATACCGGGTACAGGGGAAGGACGCTGCGCAGCGGCAGCGGCTGATGGACGACGCCCTCGCCGTGCAGGAGGCGGGGGCCTTCTCCCTGGTGCTGGAAGGGATCCCGGCCGACCTGGCCGCCGGAATCACGGAGAGGCTTTCGATCCCCACGATCGGGATCGGGGCGGGAGCCGGCTGCGACGGCCAGGTGCTCGTGATGCAGGACCTGCTGGGGCTGCTGGACGACTTCCGGCCGAAGTTCGTGAAGCGGTTCGCGGAGCTGAAAGCCCCGGTCCAGAAGGCGGTCCGGGCCTACGCGGACGCGGTGCGCCGGGGGACGTTCCCCGGGAAGGAGCACTCGTACTGA
- a CDS encoding deoxyadenosine kinase yields MADRKIPRYIAIEGAIGVGKTSLAKLLAQKFGARLVQEEVGNNPFLERFYEERRKYAFQTQLFFLLSRYRQQREIAQGNLFEKGIVSDYVLAKDKIFAFLNLEEDEISLYEMIYKLLVPTVPRPDLVIYLQARPEVLLSRVRKRGVEYERNISLDYLRTLSDAYNEYFFHYDETPLLVVNTSEIDFVESPRDLEQLFREVKSAKRGTQHYIPLGSR; encoded by the coding sequence ATGGCCGACCGGAAGATACCCCGATACATCGCGATCGAGGGGGCGATCGGAGTCGGAAAGACCTCCCTCGCCAAGCTGCTGGCCCAGAAGTTCGGTGCCAGGCTTGTCCAGGAGGAGGTCGGCAACAACCCGTTTCTGGAACGGTTTTACGAGGAGCGACGGAAGTACGCCTTCCAGACGCAGCTGTTCTTCCTCCTGTCCCGGTACCGGCAGCAGCGGGAGATCGCCCAGGGGAACCTCTTCGAGAAGGGGATCGTCTCCGATTACGTCCTGGCCAAGGACAAGATCTTCGCCTTCCTGAACCTCGAGGAGGACGAGATCTCCCTCTACGAGATGATCTACAAGCTGCTCGTTCCCACGGTCCCGCGTCCCGACCTGGTGATCTACCTGCAGGCCCGCCCGGAGGTGCTTCTCTCCCGCGTCCGCAAGCGGGGGGTGGAATACGAGCGGAACATTTCCCTTGACTACCTCCGGACGCTCAGCGATGCTTATAACGAGTACTTTTTCCACTATGACGAGACTCCGCTCCTGGTGGTGAACACGAGCGAGATCGACTTCGTGGAAAGCCCCCGCGACCTTGAACAGCTGTTTCGGGAAGTCAAGAGCGCGAAACGGGGGACGCAACACTACATACCGCTGGGATCCAGGTAG